A single window of Streptomyces aquilus DNA harbors:
- a CDS encoding type B 50S ribosomal protein L31: protein MRPGIHPVSRPVVFRDRAADFRLLTHSTLDAQDTVEWEDGTVYPVVDVDISSASHPFYTGTSRVVDTAGRVERFERRYGRTTSARH from the coding sequence ATGAGGCCCGGCATCCACCCCGTCTCCCGCCCCGTCGTCTTCCGCGACCGCGCGGCGGACTTCCGACTGCTCACCCACTCCACGCTCGACGCGCAGGACACCGTCGAGTGGGAGGACGGCACCGTGTACCCGGTCGTCGACGTGGACATCTCGTCCGCGAGCCACCCGTTCTACACCGGCACCTCGCGGGTCGTGGACACCGCGGGCCGCGTGGAGCGCTTCGAGCGGCGCTACGGCCGTACGACTTCCGCCCGTCACTGA
- the ykgO gene encoding type B 50S ribosomal protein L36, producing the protein MKVRNSLRSLKAKPGAQVVRRRGVTFVINKKDPRFKARQG; encoded by the coding sequence GTGAAGGTGCGTAACTCCCTTCGCTCCCTGAAGGCCAAGCCCGGAGCCCAGGTGGTCCGCCGACGCGGGGTGACCTTCGTGATCAACAAGAAGGACCCCCGCTTCAAGGCCCGCCAGGGCTGA
- a CDS encoding aminoglycoside phosphotransferase family protein, protein MTDTEIEITADLVRDLLREQHPDLAGLAVREVAGGWGNQMWRLGDELAVRMQRMDPTPELQLKERRWLPVLAPRLPLPVPTPVRFGEPSARFPKHWTVMTWVPGEPLDLGAISRGAHAADTLAGFLRALHGQAPADAPVARDRGAHPRDCTDGFENFLQAVAPEDDLAADVRVVWDDAVAAPAWEGPAVWVHGDLHPANVVVSDGTLSGIVDFGDMFAGDPAWDLTAAWVLLPAGAAARFFDTYARADDAAIRRARGLAAMKCLFLMLMGQNGDRGLPGGKPHWGPVGRAALDRVLQGV, encoded by the coding sequence ATGACCGACACGGAGATCGAGATCACCGCGGACCTGGTCCGCGACCTGCTGCGGGAGCAGCATCCAGACCTGGCGGGGCTGGCCGTCCGTGAGGTGGCGGGCGGCTGGGGGAACCAGATGTGGCGCCTCGGGGACGAGTTGGCCGTACGTATGCAGCGCATGGACCCCACCCCTGAGCTGCAACTCAAGGAGCGGCGGTGGCTGCCGGTGCTGGCTCCGCGCCTGCCGCTGCCGGTGCCGACTCCGGTGCGGTTCGGCGAGCCGTCCGCGCGGTTCCCGAAGCACTGGACCGTGATGACGTGGGTTCCCGGTGAGCCGCTGGACCTCGGCGCGATCAGCCGCGGGGCCCACGCGGCCGACACCCTGGCGGGCTTCCTGCGGGCGCTCCATGGGCAGGCGCCGGCCGATGCGCCGGTCGCCAGGGATCGCGGCGCGCATCCCCGGGACTGCACGGACGGCTTCGAGAACTTCCTCCAGGCCGTCGCCCCCGAGGACGACCTCGCCGCCGACGTCCGGGTCGTCTGGGACGACGCCGTCGCGGCTCCCGCGTGGGAAGGCCCGGCGGTGTGGGTGCACGGCGACCTCCATCCCGCGAACGTCGTCGTCTCGGACGGAACGCTCTCGGGCATCGTCGACTTCGGCGACATGTTCGCCGGCGATCCGGCATGGGATCTCACCGCCGCATGGGTGCTGCTGCCCGCGGGCGCGGCCGCACGGTTCTTCGACACGTACGCGCGGGCGGACGACGCCGCGATCCGGCGCGCCCGCGGACTGGCCGCGATGAAGTGCCTGTTCCTGATGCTCATGGGACAGAACGGAGATCGGGGCCTTCCTGGCGGCAAGCCGCACTGGGGGCCGGTGGGCCGGGCGGCGCTTGATCGCGTTCTGCAGGGCGTCTGA
- a CDS encoding VOC family protein — protein sequence MAIQRMDNVGIVVEDMDAAIAFFVELGMELEGRAEVEGLFADQCTGLDGVRCEIAMVRTPDGHSRLELAKYRSPAVIKDGPRNRPHNVLGTHRVMFAVDDIEDTVARLRPHGAELLGEIARFEDMYLLCYVRGPEGIIVGLAEQLG from the coding sequence ATGGCGATTCAGCGGATGGACAACGTCGGCATCGTCGTCGAGGACATGGACGCCGCCATCGCGTTCTTCGTGGAACTCGGCATGGAACTGGAGGGCAGGGCGGAGGTCGAGGGCCTCTTCGCCGATCAGTGCACCGGACTCGACGGCGTCCGCTGCGAGATCGCGATGGTACGGACCCCTGACGGTCACAGCAGACTGGAGCTGGCGAAGTACCGCAGCCCGGCAGTGATCAAAGACGGGCCGCGCAACCGGCCGCACAACGTCCTGGGCACGCACCGCGTGATGTTCGCCGTCGACGACATCGAGGACACCGTCGCCCGCCTGCGCCCGCACGGCGCCGAACTCCTCGGTGAGATCGCCCGGTTCGAGGACATGTACCTGCTCTGCTACGTCCGCGGCCCGGAGGGCATCATCGTGGGACTGGCCGAGCAACTGGGCTGA